A DNA window from Nocardioides palaemonis contains the following coding sequences:
- the thrB gene encoding homoserine kinase, producing the protein MATFVDGPVRVTVPATSANLGPGFDSLGLALSLRDELEAEVLPEGLVVEVEGSGAEGVPRDESHLVVRSMRAAFALMGEQPPGLRLSCRNRIPHARGLGSSSAAIVAGVVLARALVAGGQLLASDDTLFELAADLEGHPDNVAPAFYGGFVISGREDERWYAVRAGVDPRIAAVVFVPPTGVETTVARGLLPDVVPHADAAANAGRAALLVAALTGQPEHLYAATRDWLHQDQREPAMPDSLALVRALRADRVPAIVSGAGPTVLAFGTTDSAALAGRCPEGWSCHVLGVDPEGALLA; encoded by the coding sequence ATGGCCACCTTCGTCGACGGTCCGGTGCGGGTCACCGTGCCGGCCACCTCGGCCAACCTCGGGCCGGGGTTCGACTCCCTCGGCCTGGCGCTGTCGCTGCGCGACGAGCTCGAGGCGGAGGTGCTGCCCGAGGGCCTCGTCGTCGAGGTCGAGGGGAGCGGCGCCGAGGGGGTGCCGCGCGACGAGTCCCACCTGGTGGTGCGCTCGATGCGGGCCGCCTTCGCGCTGATGGGGGAGCAGCCTCCCGGCCTGCGGCTGTCGTGCCGCAACCGGATCCCGCACGCCCGCGGGCTCGGGTCTTCCTCGGCGGCCATCGTGGCCGGCGTGGTCCTGGCCCGTGCGCTGGTCGCCGGCGGCCAGCTGCTCGCCTCCGACGACACGCTGTTCGAGCTCGCCGCCGACCTCGAGGGGCACCCCGACAACGTCGCCCCCGCCTTCTACGGCGGCTTCGTGATCTCCGGTCGCGAGGACGAGCGCTGGTACGCCGTGCGCGCCGGCGTCGACCCCCGCATCGCGGCGGTCGTCTTCGTCCCGCCGACCGGGGTGGAGACCACCGTGGCGCGGGGGCTGCTGCCGGACGTGGTGCCGCACGCCGACGCCGCGGCCAACGCGGGCCGGGCCGCGCTGCTGGTCGCGGCGCTCACCGGCCAGCCCGAGCACCTCTACGCCGCCACCCGCGACTGGCTCCACCAGGACCAGCGCGAGCCGGCCATGCCGGACAGCCTGGCCCTGGTGCGCGCGCTGCGCGCCGACCGGGTGCCGGCGATCGTGTCGGGGGCGGGGCCGACGGTCCTCGCGTTCGGCACCACCGACTCGGCCGCGCTGGCCGGGCGGTGTCCGGAGGGCTGGTCGTGCCACGTGCTGGGTGTCGACCCCGAAGGCGCCCTGCTCGCCTGA